From the genome of Perca fluviatilis chromosome 8, GENO_Pfluv_1.0, whole genome shotgun sequence:
GCTCTCtgtaaactgtgttttctctttcttcctcagGCCACATCTCTCCGTGGAAGGGCTCCAAACAGGTACAATCATTGAAACAAATATGTttctgcttttgtgtgtgtggcttcgACTGAAAGAAATAAGAGACAGGGAGAAAATGTGCATCTCTGAACCAAATTTGTTTGTTGAAGCAGAGAGGTAAAATTGCAACGTGTAGGATTTGTCATTGGACTGTGTTGCCTCAGAGGTGTTTGGCTTTTTTGCTTTATTGTGAAATGAGCCAGACTGTCGTGACCTGCTTATTGGTTTGATCACATCAGATCTCACACCTCACCAGCTGGGGAAAAGCTCTTCAGATTTCTACTTAAACTGCAGCTGCTTATACAATCAACGCTCATTCATGGTATTAGAAAGAATATTCGGACACAATAAATCTCATCTCATTTAGGTTCACACACAAATTCCATCATTAAGGTTATCTGACCTTCATTTCTGCACATAGTAGGCCTTGAATTTGTTGGTTGAACTTCACTGTCATtcatttttggatttgaaaacaATGTTCATAGAGATAATTCATCACtataaacacaaagcttttttgtttttttctacacATATGCTAATATTAGTtcttaaatcttgtgtttacatACATACTGCAGGTCAGTGCTGTATAGTATTTGTTATATAGTTTgttgctttgttgttttctcCTGCCCGCATGGTGCAGTAACACGTGGGCTGTTGCCAGCATTGTCTGCCATgacttagtctcgctttgccagatctCCAgcctgcagccatacagtcttggatctccacagcgctgtggagtaaggtctggctacaccacagatatattctgggataggaaaaaaacactttaagttattagcatttctttaaaccaatcacagtcgtcttgggctttTAAGTTAAATGTTCACATAATAAAGTAACataagctatttaaattagctggattgTGGTAATTATTAAATACACTCTCAGACAGCCACATCATTGGCCTTAGCTCTGAAACAGCTGAGCAAATCACTGATGcatgacaacaacaaatgaAGAGATTCTTCTTTAGAAAATCATGTTGTTGTCGACATGaacacactgatacagatacagaaTTACTTATAATTAATTTATAGAAATATGGATCTGCTTTACTGCTAACTACGataaactttttttatgcgGATTTTAAGCACATTTACTGGTTGGAGAGTGTTTAATAAAACAtcttatttacattttgagCATTATTCAGTTCGGGTTAGGCTTGAAGTACTTAGCCGATTAACGTGCCAGAAACACACGTAGTTCTCAGACTTTGCACAAAATACCAAAAACTCGGTTTACGCTGCCTCATTTAAAGGGACCTCCCACCGGTTTGTGCCTCTCCTTCCACCTGTGCATCGTGTACTTCGCTCTGGGCACCAAAATACAGGCAATAGGCGGTAGATGCTGCCTGCGCTGGTCGTTAACAAAAATAGGGCCCCATATCGTACATTTAACATCTGTTGTTGGTGTTTTCCTTGTAGTTGCCTGACCAGTGGGACCCACATGGCAGCCCCCAAGCAAACCTGTCCGGCCCAGTTTTGCCACCTGGCATGACCTTCTCAAACCAGCCACAGCACCGCACATCTGTGCCGGACTCCACTGAGGGCTTCGATCTTAACAAACCCGACCCCTATGACCTTTACGAGAAGTCGAGGGCTATCTATGAGAGCCGACGTGAGTACTGAAACTTGAAACTTGAAACTCATGGGAGATAGCAATATGTTGCTATAAATTGCACATAATATGGTGATTTGAAATGAATTAAAGAGTCAGACTTTAATGTCTTTATTTGTGTCTCAGGTCCAGAGTATGAAGAGGTGGAGGTGCACCTGCTGAGGGAGAAGACCGGGTTTGGCTTCCGCATCCTGGGGGGAGACGAGGCCGTGCAGGCTGTGAGTCCGGACGCCCGTGACAAGGCTCGTATGGGACGGGCTGGACCACACATATTTTTAACTTCATACACACCAACCTCGTCTGACCTGCACATAATCTCAtctcacacagttacacacatttTTCCAACATCTgctccacacacccacacacacacacacacacacacacacactcctcaggTTTCTCACACTGCCTTAACTGCTCAGTACCTCCCATACTGAAGAAACGCCTTGCTAACTTGTCCACATGTAAAACAGCATGCAAACTATGGTACAGAAGAATGTGGCAGGAAAATATTTTAAGGTGGAAAAATGTTACCATGACCCAAAACTAATTTCCAACCTGGATAAAGCAATTACTGAGTGATTCCACTGTCTCTGATTAATTTTCTTCACCTTCATCTATGCTGCTAATATTGATTGTCTTTGAACAGATTGTTATTGGTGCTATAATAGAGAACACTCCCGCTGAGCGCGATGGGCGGCTTCAACCTGGGGATGAGCTCATTTCTGTGGATAAAAATGTGGTGGCTGGGAAACCGCACAAATACGTAATAGACTTGATGCACGCAGCCGCTCGCAACGGTCAAGTCAGCTTGACTGTGAGAAGGAGAGTGCAAATACCTGGTGAGGACTTTAAgccttttttgttcttttttctttttttcacacttAACCAAGACTGGAGAACGTTCTGCACATTTCACTGgcatcaaataaagaaaatgagacAACTTGGACAGGACACACATGCTGACAATTTGAGTTCAGGATCAGTGTGTACTTCTCAGCCACTCCTCTTTTCTGTGGTAGCagatcatacatacatacatacatccaaGGACACACAATCTAAAACTTATTTAAATCTATAAGGATCTTATGTAAAAACAACGAAACACCAAGCATTTTTCTGAATTTTCAGTATTAACTCTGTGTGCCAAAGACAATGTGCTCTCTGGTGCACAGAATTGCCCCTCGCGAGCATGTGTGCGTTTTGACCAACAACACAATGATAACCTGGTCGGTTTACAGTGACACAGTGAAGGCAACTAAGAGTGAATCCTGAAAAGTCTGTTATTGTACAAACATAGAAAAACTGTTCAAGAAGAGCAGTAATACACTGGCTTATATTAAGGGTGTATCACTGATGCTGCGATTTAAGCAGACTGTGTTTTACCTGTGTAGTAGACTTGTGAGCGATCTACTGTGCATGGCGCGTGGTGGATACAGAACTGCCGAAAGATTTGTACACACTCTCTCGAGCACAGCTGTTGTGTTCACTGTTGCTGGTTGACATGTAAAACAACATTAAGAAGGAGGTGTCCAGTGACCATCCAGTGTGTTCAATACTGAATATTGAGAAATGTTACTTTCTTTTAGCTTTTGGAGGCATTTAATGACATGTCACTACACATATAGTGGGAGGGGGGATTTCcatttttcatatatatatatatacatatatagtgcATGGGGCAATTTCACACTCCTATCCTTGTTCGTTTTAGGCACTGCAGCAGGCTCTGTGGTTTGTGTCTTTCTAAAGACAGTGCAGTTGCAAGGTCATACATACACTAGAGTCAGACCTGTCAAATGACAAACGGACAAGTTCAATTTGACTTTGACACAATGTCCATGCGAGAGGTAGAGAAGTGCACTCTTGCATGCAATACATTCTGCAGAACTGGAATTTCTCCACTGgctacaacaaaaatgtaaaatgaataGCCACTGAGAGTAAATTGGtcatgttttacagtaaccTAGCTGCTGCTTTGACTCATCCTATCTCCTCTCTTGCTTCCTTTCCTCCAGGTGAACTGTGTCCTGTGAATGGCCGCAGCCCCGGCTCTGTTTCGACACAACACAGCTCCCCACGTAGCGATGCAGCCTCAGCTTCGGGCCCTGCAGCGGTCGCCGTCCCAGCTGCCACCTCTCCTCCAGAGGGTTCTGCTCTGCAAACTAGTGATGTGGTTATTCACCGCAAGGAGAACGAGGGCTTCGGCTTCGTCATCATTAGCTCCCTGAACAGACCGGAGAATGCCACCGTCATCAGTAAGTTGTTTCTGTCTGGAGCCCTAAAGGTTGTTACTGAACACAAATGGTGATTTGCAAATACTGATGGCTAAGGATCCTAAGGGTGGTGACTGTCCTAGAGTGATTGTTTGCAGGGTTTCACTTtaagtattatttattttttcataatgattttaaatatatttaaaatatgttaaaagtATTTATAAGAGGCAGTGGTGGGATGTAATTatatacatttactcaagtactgtactaaatttgaggtattttttttcttttcttttcatgccactttacTACTTatattccactacatttcacagagaaatattgtactttttactccactacattactctgacagatttagttactagttactttacaaagtaagatgtttgcacacaaaacacatgtaattaataaaatacaatgtttattataaattaaactaaaaaataaattaaaggaCAGCTGAAATAATTAGCCCAATAAACACTTAAAGTAGTTGATTGaaagaactgtttggatcgtttccggtttctaaaatgtgaggatttttctgcattgagtacttttacttttaatactttaagtacatgttcctgatgatgcttacatacttttactttaagattttcaatgcaggacttttacttataaTGTAAATGATCTTaatacttccaccactgctgtctTGTTAAGACGTTATTGTTATTTCTGTTTGGTGACATTGCTTCATAAGGAATAGCAATATTTGgaagtgtgatttttttattgattttttttaaagcggcTGTAATGTTCAAAACAGTTTCACAACAGGTAATGCTCAGGTTGTAATAAGATTCTAAATGTTATTCTCTCCGCTTCAAAATTGAGTTCTTTCAGTGCTGTTTTGACATCTTTTTTCAAAATTGCCATTGACAACCACCTTGTTATTGCCTGTTTCCAGCTGTGCCCCATAAAATAGGACGTATCATTGAGGGCAGCCCTGCGGACCGATGTGGGAAGCTGAAGGTGGGCGACCGGATCCTGGCTGTGAATGGACAGTCCATCATCAGCATGCCGCACGCAGACATTGTCAAGCTCATTAAAGATGCTGGGCTAACAGTCACACTGCACATCATACCAGAGGAgggtgagtgtttgtgtgtgacatgAAACCACATTTTGTTACTGTTTTCCCCTTATAGAAGAAAACTCTCTGAAGTCAGTCTGCTTTgtcttatataaatatattttatcttACTTGGCCAAGGAAATCCTTTTCTTTTTGAGTAATcttttgaagttaaaaaaatagtttCACATACAGTAAACCAGAAAGGAGCACAAGATTAGGAGGAGTTGTGTTCCCCAACTGTTTGGTTATGGTGACGACTGAACATAATCTTGGCATTTCAGCATGAATCACATTTTAGAGTCTTCTAATTCTGAGCATTAGAACAAGGCTAAAGGCTACAAGGCTCATATAGCTTATACAGCAGATAATTAGTTATGATAAATAGTTTTCtcaaagataaaaaagaaaattcaccAACATTACAGCAGGCTTGTGCATCCTGAGCATGTTTCCTTTGTCAATTTGTTCTAAATCCAGTTAATCCAGAGTTTGACATTTTCCAAACAGGTGAAATCTTGTCCTTCACAGGTTCCCATTCTGGCCCCGGCTCAGAGAAGCAGAGCCCCATGACCCAGAAACACAGCCCCCAGACCCAGCCCAGCCCTGTAGCCCAGCCAGGCCAAGGAGGTACCCAGCCTGGCCAAACAGCCACTCAGACAGGTCAAATACCTGCCCAGCCTGGCCAGACACCAGCTCAGACAAGCCAAACAGTGACTGGCCCTCTTGCACCAGCAGCCACCCAGCCTGCACCAGCTGGAACCCAGCAGAGCCCGGTCACCCAGCCCTCTGGCCCCCCTCCACAGATCTACCTCCATGACGGCAGGTAAGACAGCACTAAGAGGGATGTTCTTGTTTGTACGTTTTGTGAGATTCCTTAAGCACAGTGTGTCTTGGTTACAGAACAAAGAGTGActgggagaaaaagaagaagagtttTTTAAAGGCGACAGATATAAAACTGTGTATATAGATGAGTGTGCCATCCTGTCCTTGCATGCCAGTACTGTTAGTTCAGTAGAAAACCTGTGACTGCAGGCAACTTTTGTCCCAGTCAGTCTCTCAGGCTGGTTTCTGCTTTGTTGCATAACACCACTTAGCTCTTAACAGTGTCAGTGAATAATTTACTTTAAGGTATCTCTTCTATAATGCAGGAACCCAGCGATCCGGCCCTCTTCCATATCAAAACTATGAAagcgtgagtgagtgtgtgcatggatggctgtgtgtgcatgtgagtctCAGATCAAAAGCAGTGCTCCCAGAGCTGTGGATGTATGCCCATTTTGTCCAAGTGGGAGCTTGATAAAAGTTTCAAAACAGAGTGATATTTACATCCATTTTAGCCTCCTTAGCTGCACACACTCAGTAATCCTTTCAGTAGGACATCTCCTTATTTGCCATGCTTCTTCAAATCAATGCTCTCTCCATTGTGGCACAAACTTCTGCTTTGATTTTGTTGCTTTCTCTCTCCTCACAGGTCAGAGGTAAAAGCCAGACAGGACGTTAAACCTGACTTCCGCCATCCTCCATTCACTGATTACAGGCAACCTCCAGTGGACTATCGTCACCCACCGGTTACTGATTATCGACAGCCGCCGACACTGGACTACAGACACCCACCTGGTCTGCTGGATTTCAGACCGCACCCTGCAGCTGCACAGTTCCCTCTGGGGTTGCCTCCTGACTTCAGACCACAGGTACAGCTAGACCAAGAACCATCTGCTCAAGTTAACACTGTGTTGAGCATTAAGTATACGTATTCATTTGTATGCAGTTATGTGTTGGTAGTCTTTGTTTTCGTCATAATGGTCGTACACTGTTATTTGCGGTGTTTTTgaagttgttacattttttcTGCAGGACTATGATTACTTCACGGTGGAGCTGGAGAAAAGCGCAAAGGGTTTTGGCTTCAGTATCCGCGGGGGCAGAGAGTACAAGATGGACCTATTTGTGTTGCGCCTTGCTGAAGATGGTCCTGCTATTCGTAATGGAAGGATGAGGGTGAGATGACAAAGTTGAAAACCTCATTGGCAGATGATTGGAATTGCCGTCAGTGAAAacagttgttgttttgttgaagAAATGTAGAACACAGACGTGTACTGAGAAGCAGCAAAATGCCAGTTTGTCCATCTTGACGTCCTTCTAAAATCATATTACACAACATGCTTGTGTAATGTGGGATATATTTATTTCACAGATTTTAAAGATGGTGTAAAATTGAAAACAGCACAGATTTTTTGACTTtcaaaaaagacaacacttctgTTGTTCTTCTGCAACATGTTTATTATCTTCTGTTgattgaaatatttattttactgtctgcCCCATCTTCTTCATGGGACAGGAATGGCTTATAGGTTAGGAAAGGGGTAAAGCGAGTCAGTTTAAGTGCATGTCAACTCACTGACCCTCTGCTCACCCTCAACAACTCCTGTTGAGATGCACTTGAAGAACACACTTAATGGCACTTAATCGCCAGTTGCTCCAGTGGAGCTACCCACCAGCAGGAACAGTGGTTGTGTAAAGAAGTCAACTTTCCTTTTGATAACCAGAGGCTGACAGAAATTGACTCATCCTCTGTGTGTCTCCTCCAGGTAGGGGATCAAATCATAGAGATTAACGGAGACAGCACTCGGGACATGACTCACGCCCGCGCCATTGAACTCATCAAGGCGGGAGGCAGGCGAGTCAGGCTGCTGCTAAAGCGAGGCACAGGACAGGTGCCAGAATATGGTGGGTTTTCCTGGCACAATGTAAAGTCTCTAAATGTCTAACTCTTTCCACTCGCTCTCCTTAGTCTCTGACCTGATCTCTTTCTCACTTTCATACAAGAGATTCATTGTTTGAGGTCCAACATTACTGTTTTTTAACCAGAATGGCTTTTTCCTCAAGAAAatattaacatgcattaataTCTTTCTGCATTTTACTCCTTGCTCTGCAGTCTTCCATACTgtcgtcaaaaaaaaaaaatatatatattctaatCAAACAGAATAACAACTTACTCTTTAGCCTTCCTGTGTTGTAACCCCTCTGCTTTAAGTCTAATGATTGGTATAGGCTTTTACTTGCCTTCCCTCAGGAATGGTACCTTCCAACCTCTCCATGTGCATGAAAGGTGACACACTAAGCTCCCCCTATTTCTTCCTAATGGGCCACTCTAAAGACACGGTTTGTGAAAAactgcatgtctctctctccatacTGAATAATCTGTGTGCATCGTAGCTCTCGGCATGCATTTGTGAATGCATGATTATGAGTTtatgcatgggaaaatagaagctgtgtgtgtatatctatgtgtgtatgtgtgcgggTGCTTCTGCGTGTTGCAGTAAGAGAGCAATATGGTTTGAAGTGACCCTCCAGATTAAATTGTATCATCCTGAAGAGGGTTGTGAAGTAGACTGTGTGAAATCAATCTGATCAGGATCAGTCTGTCACACAACTATAAAGATGGTAATTGTTTTCAAGCACTGAATGAatcctgtatatatatatatatatatatatatatatacatatatatattatgatgTGGTTGTGTTATTATgtacatctttttttctctgttttttcccTTCTCCTCAttctctctgtgtgcatgtgcatgttgcTTTGTGCCTCTCTGCTTTTATCTCAGTCCACCTGAGCATGTTTTCTTCTTCCCTTACAGACTGTGCCGGCCCCTGGGATTCCTTTTCTACAGCCCACTCTGCCCTGCAGGAAGTGACCCTCAAACACTACCCAAATCCATTGCTCTCATCCCATCCAGCCACAGCCCCAGACTCTCCTCATCAGCTCCCTCTAGAGACCACAGTGTGCATGGCAGACAAAGCTCCACAACTGACAGACCACAGCTCCATTAGAGGGGCTACAGGTGGCAGGTCCACCCAGCAGAAGTGCATCATCAGGGGGCAGGGAACCCCTCAGGGGTGTGGAGAGGTGGACTGTGGCCCAGGCGACAGACAGCCTCGGGCTTTGCCTCCCAAAGCTGTCCTGGGGAGGTCcattgaaagaagagagaggcagagggagacTTGCTCCCCCTGCTGTGAGAGAAAGGGCCTGCACACACAGGCGTTGAGCACTGTCTGGCCTTGGGACCCATATGTGAGTGTGAATTTGAATGGAGCCTCTCTCGGCACTGGAGATGGACATGTCAGCCTCCAGGAGAGGCTGGTGTCCAGAGGTCTGTTCCCCAGAGAAGATGAGAGGTCCAGTGGCCACAGTGGGCTCTGCTGCCCCTCTAAAACCATGGAAGATCCTTCTGCGAGGAGTGCAGCAGCCTCCCCTGGGCCCTGGAACGTCCCTGGGTCTGACAAACTGCCTGGCACCCTGAGGTCCTGGACCTCCACAGTAAGCAGGTAGAATGGATCTCGCTGGTTTGGACCGGATCACACTGTCTGGCTCCTCATTCAGTTCACCATCCAAGTCTGAGAAAAGCTCTCCctcaccctctctctttctgtcctgttTTCTTCTCCATCTACTTCTAAGATCATATTTTATGTTTCATTTGTTCTTACGAGATAATTATTACACCCACCACCttaaaaaagagaggaactttCACAGCTAttgtaacatacagtatacaactGATGGAGACTACTCAATATATAGGCATTTTAGCCCCTCAGATGCAACAGTAAATGTTCTGATCACAGATGGAGCAACAATGTCTGATTCTGAGTGAAGCTGTTCTTTCGACATGTACCTTTAACTGCTCGACCGTATCTGGCTCAGATTGGTTAGTGCAACGTAACCTCAGATGGAACAAGATTCCTCGCAGGACAGAGACATATGTACATCCAAGAGATTTACTTTTGCTCCATTTTCTCTGTGCAGTGGGaagatctgtcagagggaggcagTGACACTGACACTCCTGGAGGACATGGCACTGGCCCAAGTGACAGCCTGGTTAACCCAACATATGTTAGATCTCACATGCCTACCAATAtatcatatactgtaaatgtaaagatGTGAAAAATATGTACATTTGGTAATCTCAAAAACATACCTGTGTTTTTGAGGCAGTGTTGTAGTTAGATACATtgtaaagaaaagagaaaaaacccACCAGGACAGTATTTTAGGATCACTATTTCCACGGCCTCGTCTATTACTACATATCAAAGACTGTGCAAGTCACCAAACCCAGACTGCTGAGGGAGGCAGCGGTCATGTGAGTGGATATAAACCACCATGTCTTTATACAGGGACTCACGTGTCTTTTAGAGTTAGAATATAGAGAGGATATCCTCTGTGGAGCTGACCAATTGGTACTCATgtgagacaaaaagaaaatcttttttttgtcaaattgaACTTTTAAGTGACTAAATAACAGTTGGCTTAGTAAGAACTAATAATCCTGTTCTGTACACAACTTGATCACAAGTCAACCATGCAGTCATTGTGCAGAATTATAAGGCGTGTTGTATTCATTCAATGCTCAACGGAAGAATTTTGTCCAGTCTATATTTCCCATTTCTATGCCTTTTACTGTGCTAAGTGTACCACATCACTGTGGGAGAGGGGCATCGGTGTGGGGAAGAGAAGGCCGATGGTTATGAGGTGGGGCGGAGTGCCTTACTCAAACTAATGCAGTGCTGTTGTGATTTGTTTTGGGAACTGAATGCAAAACAGATGTTAATGACCATGCACACAAATCAGCCTGGAGCCTGTTTTCTTCTGACTTAACACCAAGCAGTATATATACAGTTATCTTGATGCACTCTTATCAATGTCAATGATTGCCCTTGTCCCCTAGCGCTTAAATGGGGATACAGTGTAGCCTGTAGCATTACATCCTCTTCTTAGAGTCATCTGGGAAAGTGGAGCTGTGAACGTTTATCCAGACAGGGTTGTTATCACAGTGGACCGTGGTTTCTGTTGTTTTGGAAGAGTCTCATTTCAGctttatttgtctgttctgtaaaGAAAACAAGTTAAGTTTGCATTGTTGCAAGCAGAACCAATGCTCGCGGAATCCAAACCCAAGACTTTAGATGATGTGTAAACACAAATGCATTGAAACGTGCGTTCGATCACAAAGTTTTGATACTGGCAGAGTGGAGGCATGCTGCTATTAAACTGACGGAGATGAAGTCACTATCCTCCTGCATTTCTCCAATTTTGATTATCTATTTCTCTCAACAAGATGTTTGCTCTCATTAGAAATTAAATAACCAGAGCTTTTTGAGGACTGGAGGACCAGATGAGTAAAATCACAATGCATTGTGACAACTTGACTGAATGCAGCACAATGACACATCCAAGCTGTACTTGTAAACTTGTATAGGTTTACTGGTTAACTCCTTTTTGCAAGACAATGCACCTGCAGACTGGGATACTAGCATGACCTGGAAAGTTGAATCCAACTGTGTTCATGTGATAAACTGGTTAGCGAGGAGCATGAGAACATGCCATTAGGCTGTGTTAGaaatgtgtttactgtatgtacaaATGTCAAAGTTTAGAAAAAGGTGGAAGAATATGTCATTCAGCCCTCTGTCTCCGTCCAGGCCACACCCCTGCCTGCTGTGAGtgattttgtatacaaaaacaaaaaactgcttTATTGGAACTTGTGAAGGATGGCACGTTCATAAATCCCCATTGAGATCAAGTATAACTGTGTAGTGTTAATTGTGTATTATTCACCTTGTACAGCTGTATTCCTACAAATATGGTTTACTGTATCATTGATACTGTAGTTTCAAAGACGTGAACAACTATTTTTATGAAATGCGACAGTACTGATATATTACATTttgctaaaaaacaaaaaacttgttTACTGAAAGATATTCTGAAATACTGTCAAATAAACTCTTGACATGGTGTAAAATATTCATTTGTAGAGATTGTGTTACTAGTAATTACAATGGTGAGGCATTCAcaggttccagcttctcaaacatTTTGCtgcctttctgttttatatcattttaaatTGATTATTTTTGGAGGAAtaattggacaaaacaagaagcGGAAACACATAACCCtggatgcatttt
Proteins encoded in this window:
- the LOC120563726 gene encoding membrane-associated guanylate kinase, WW and PDZ domain-containing protein 2-like isoform X6, with amino-acid sequence MVSVYIRCYSKRIHYCNITVPCVSNTHTGGVVDKDLRHYLNLRFSKGSVDHDHQQIIRDNLYLRTVPCTTRQPKEGEVPGVDYNFVSVERFMELEQSGALLESGTYEDNFYGTPKPPAEPSPAAPPLNVSEALLPGARPSAQGKRKRNQSVSNMEQRASLEPPEEEEEESPVVNGNGVAITPESSEHEDKSTDASGEVAVEMSSQAPASVEPPTEGEEAPKSPCKSPANVPDIDEEELGPLPDNWEMAYTEKGEVYFIDHNTKTTSWLDPRLAKKAKPPEECREDELPYGWEKIDDPIYGSYYVDHINRRTQFENPVLEAKRRLEQQRQMQSQGLSALPLPTIYREKPLFTRDPTQLKGNFLSTALQKSNMGFGFTIIGGDEPDEFLQVKSVIPDGPAAQDGKMDTGDVIVYINDICVLGTTHADVVKLFQSVPIGQSVTLVLCRGYPLPFDPEDPGGAASTSLTPIGLEHRPLVVNGRGSYDPYLEYLSLSSQLPPQALAQAGAPHPGDTHLDGSSLPPTTPGSASALTPHDDNVSMASSGTAGVAGATAQGAELLTVTMVKGAEGFGFTIADSPTGQRVKQVLEPGSQGASGLIEGDLILEVNQQPVAAAGHGRVVEMLKECPVGAEATLLIQRGATGHISPWKGSKQLPDQWDPHGSPQANLSGPVLPPGMTFSNQPQHRTSVPDSTEGFDLNKPDPYDLYEKSRAIYESRRPEYEEVEVHLLREKTGFGFRILGGDEAVQAVSPDARDKIVIGAIIENTPAERDGRLQPGDELISVDKNVVAGKPHKYVIDLMHAAARNGQVSLTVRRRVQIPGELCPVNGRSPGSVSTQHSSPRSDAASASGPAAVAVPAATSPPEGSALQTSDVVIHRKENEGFGFVIISSLNRPENATVITVPHKIGRIIEGSPADRCGKLKVGDRILAVNGQSIISMPHADIVKLIKDAGLTVTLHIIPEEGEILSFTGSHSGPGSEKQSPMTQKHSPQTQPSPVAQPGQGGTQPGQTATQTGQIPAQPGQTPAQTSQTVTGPLAPAATQPAPAGTQQSPVTQPSGPPPQIYLHDGRSEVKARQDVKPDFRHPPFTDYRQPPVDYRHPPVTDYRQPPTLDYRHPPGLLDFRPHPAAAQFPLGLPPDFRPQDYDYFTVELEKSAKGFGFSIRGGREYKMDLFVLRLAEDGPAIRNGRMRVGDQIIEINGDSTRDMTHARAIELIKAGGRRVRLLLKRGTGQVPEYDCAGPWDSFSTAHSALQEVTLKHYPNPLLSSHPATAPDSPHQLPLETTVCMADKAPQLTDHSSIRGATGGRSTQQKCIIRGQGTPQGCGEVDCGPGDRQPRALPPKAVLGRSIERRERQRETCSPCCERKGLHTQALSTVWPWDPYVSVNLNGASLGTGDGHVSLQERLVSRGLFPREDERSSGHSGLCCPSKTMEDPSARSAAASPGPWNVPGSDKLPGTLRSWTSTVSR